GTGGGAATGATTGCAATATTAATTTTTTTAAAATAAAATGCTGAATTTTTGGCTTCATAAATACCAAATGCCTTTTTTTGCAATGGTAAGCGATATTTTACAATTTTAAAGCTGATACCACACATAAAAGGGATAAAAATTTGAATATTTCTAGATTTGCGGTAAGAATTAAGTAGCTTCCTGCAATCAAATTCGCTTTTTAAAGGATAATAAAATAAAATAGAAATAGGTGCTTTAGAAGTTTTTTTGTGAGCATAAATTAGGCTTTTTAGGAGTTTATCAAGTCGTTTTTCTAAGCGATAATCCAAGAATCTAGAGTGTTTAGAATCTTGGATTTTTTTGAGATTAGCTTTGTAGCGTTGGCGATAGGATTCTTTTAGGTTTTGCAAGGAGTTCCTTTGAATGAAAAGATAAGAGTAATAAACACTAAGCATTGTAGCAAAAGTAAAAGAAAATGAATGTAATAGACTTGTAATTCTTTAAGCAAGATTCCAAACTGCTCTAATCCAAAATAAAAAATAAAACTCAAGACTAAACCACCTAAATACCCAATTTGTCTTGTTTTATCAATCTTGGAAAGAAAACTTTTTGAATGGAATATCAAGGTTTCATTACGCACAAGATAATCTCCAAAAATAAAGCCTATTTGATACAGCCCATAGACTAAAAGCGCACCATAGAAAGTTTGTGGAAAAAGTAAATAAGAGAGTAAATAGCCAAAGGGTAGAATCTCTATAAAAATAAGAATGATTTTATAAGGTTTGGTTTGGAGAAGTTGTGTGTAAAAAAAGCTTAGAATCCAAGCTCCAAGTGCCAAAATGATTCCGCCAATGGAGAAAGTTTTGGGGGGTAAAAGTGCATAAATAGTAAAGATTGTTCCCAAAGCAACTCCCCCAAAAAGGGAGTTTAAAAATTTATAAATGAGATAGTTGCGAAGTGAAAAGTTTTGCATTAGAATTTATATTTCACTCCTCCACCAAAGGTTGTTTCAAATTCATAAGGATAATAAGCCTCACTGACAACTAAAGCATTTTTATGATTTGTAAGATTGTTTGCAAAGGCATAAATTTCAAAATCTTTAAGTGTGTAGCTTAATGTGGCATTGAGACTTTGATAGTTTGGCATTTTTGTAAGCACATTATCATAATCATTATAATCATAAGCCCTAGAGCCATATTTATAAGAGATTCCAAGATTAAGATTAGGAATAGGGAGATAATTAAGGCTTGTTACAAAAGTGTGCTTAGAGACACCGGGAATTGTATTGCCTTTATAGCCTTCATCGCTTTGCATTGCCGCATCAACATAAGCATAACTTAAAGTTGAATAGAGATTTTGTAAAAAATAAGTAGTTAATTTAACCTCACCACCGATTCTTCTTGTTTTTCCTAGAGTTTGGTTATCATAAATGCCTGTGATTTTGTTTAGTCCAAAATAGTTTTCATCGTGCCCTTGGATATAAAACACACTTCCACTAAGCTTGTGAATCCCCACAATCATATCTGTTCCAATTTGAAAAGTATCAAAAGTGGCTGGTTCAATGAGTGTGTTAGGCAAAGGGGCAAATATGCGGAGTAGCCAATCAACATTTGGAGTAACAAAGGTGCGAGAATAGGAAGTAAAAACGCTAATTTGTGGGTGGATTTGGTAATGATAGCCAAGTTCTCCACCAATAAGATTTTCATCCCTGCTATAAGAATTAGTTTGTTTGTTGATGACTCTTTGTGTGTTGATTCCAAGATTGAGTGTGGAGTTTCCTAGATATTTTTCTCCACTAAGATAAAGCAACATTTCACTCACTTCAGCTTTGACATTGTTATTTGTGCGTTGATTTTGTTTGATCTCTCCCCCTATTTCTGCAAGATAGGAATCATTTTTGTAAGCAGTATTAAAATTACCATATAAACCTTTTCCGACATAAAGTGCATTGGGAGAATTGACATAGTTGCTTTCGTTGCGATTCCCACCAAAATTTATATCAGTGGTAACGCCATTTTGTGCAAAATAGGTTAAGCCAATATTATGATACAAATCCCATCGCTTTTGATGACTAAAGGAATCTCCCGCTTGGCTTGGATCTTTGTCAAACTGCTCTTTGGTAAGTGGATCAGCGTATTTGATTCCATATTTGGAATAATTAGCACTAGCTTTTAAGATTAAAGAATCATTGGGGTAATAAAAAAGTGAGATTCCGCTATTTTTGTTGTAATTTCCATCTTTTTCATCAGATCCTTGTGTGATTTTTCTAGCACCTTGAGAATGTTGATATTGACCATAAAATCCAATATTCAAAGTGTCTCCAACATAACGCGCAGTCATTTGTGAATTGAGCGTGTCATAGCTTGAATAGCCTAGATTAATAGTTCCACCTTCTTTGCGTGTGGTGGTGATTTTCAAGATTCCACTCACTGCACCATTACCATATTTTGTCATACCTTTGCCGCGGATAATTTCAATTTTTTGAATTGAATCAAGTGGAATAGAGCTTAGTGAAACAGGCGCTGAATCAATATTGTTTATTCTAACCCCATCAACAATAATCGCAAGATTTTTATGTGCATTTTGTCCAAAACCGCGTAAATCAATGTTTTGTGTATAAGGATTGCCATAACTGGAAGTGGTTTTAAGCAGAGAATGAAGATTTAAGAATTCATAGACATTTTGAGCATTGGATTGTGAAATTTCCTCTGCACTAAATTCTTCTTTGAAGTCTGCATTCTCTACAAACTCATTTGCATGGATAATAGAAAGCTTTAAAGATTGAGAATCTTGAGATTGTGAAGATTTTTCATTCAAAGCAATATTTTGACTTTGTGCAAGTAAAGTGCTATTTAAAGCTAAAATTGCAGCCAAAGAAAAATATTTTTTTCTAAATCCCTTGGGTTGTAGGTTTTTGTGTTTTTGCATTCTAAGTTTTCCTAAATTAATTTGAGATTTGGCATTTTTAAAATTCAGCAATTAATACTTTGAATAAAATTAAAGTGAGCATTGCTAGAGATTTTAAGAAGCCAAAAAGAATTTTACAATAATTTTGTAAAGTATTGACATTTTTTAAAAAAGAGAGTAGAATTTCATCTCATTTTTAAATTTTGCTGGTGTAGCTCAGTTGGTAGAGCAGCTGCCTTGTAAGCAGCAGGCCGGGGGTTCGAGTCCCTTTACCAGCTCCATTTAAATTTTTATTTCAGTGTTTGACCAGTTTATAATTGGGGTGAGATACTCAAGTGGCCAACGAGGGCAGACTGTAAATCTGCTGGTTCTACCTTCCGTGGTTCGAATCCACGTCTCACCACCATTAATAGCTATTTGCGGGAGTAGCTCAGTTGGCTAGAGCATCAGCCTTCCAAGCTGAGGGTCGCGGGTTCGAGCCCCGTTTCCCGCTCCATATACTGGGAGCTGATTCTACTTGTAGTTTTTTTAAATCAGCCCAACACTTATGTATTGTTATTTTTGCCCATATAGCTCAGTGGCAGAGCACTTCCTTGGTAAGGAAGAGGTCGGCGGTTCAATCCCGCTTATGGGCTCCAGTTTTTCAGAGTTTATGATGGAATTGTAGAAAATGTTACGATTCTTAATTTTAAAATTGGTAAAAATAGTGTAAAATTACAGCTATTTTAAACTTTAAATTTTAGGAGAAGCTTATGGCTAAGGAAAAATATGTCAAATCAAAACCCCATGTAAATATTGGAACTATCGGGCATGTTGACCATGGTAAGACAACTTTAAGTGCTGCGATTTCTGCTGTTCTATCAACTAAAGGTTTAGCAGAAATGAAGGACTATGACAATATTGATAATGCTCCAGAAGAAAAAGAGCGTGGTATCACTATTGCAACTTCACACATTGAATATGAAACAGAAAAAAGACACTATGCACACGTAGATTGTCCTGGACACGCTGACTATGTTAAAAACATGATCACAGGTGCTGCGCAAATGGATGGAGCGATTTTGGTTGTTTCTGCTGCAGATGGTCCTATGCCACAAACTAGAGAACACATTTTGTTATCTCGCCAAGTAGGTGTTCCTTACATTGTAGTATTTATGAATAAACAAGATATGGTAGATGATCCAGAATTGTTAGAATTAGTTGAAATGGAAATTAGAGAGCTTTTATCAAGCTATGAATTCCCAGGGGATGATACTCCAATTATTGCTGGTTCTGCATTAAAAGCACTTGAAGAAGCAAAATCTGGAAATCTAGGTGAGTGGAGTGAGAAAATCATGAAGCTTATGGATGCGGTAGATGAATACATTCCAACTCCTGTTCGTGAAACTGATAAAACTTTCCTTATGCCAATTGAAGATGTTTTCTCAATTGCAGGTCGTGGAACAGTTGTAACAGGAAGAATTGAAAGAGGTGTTGTAAAAGTTGGTGATGAAATTGAAATCGTAGGTATTAGACCAACTCAAAAAACAACCGTAACTGGCGTTGAAATGTTTAGAAAAGAGTTAGATCAAGGTGAAGCCGGTGATAATGTTGGGGTGCTTTTAAGAGGAACTAAAAAAGAAGAAGTAGAAAGAGGTATGGTTCTCTGTAAGCCTGGCTCAATCACTCCTCACAAAAAATTTGAAGGTGAAATTTATGTTCTCTCAAAAGAAGAAGGTGGAAGACACACTCCATTCTTTAATGGATATAGACCACAATTCTATGTAAGAACAACAGATATTACAGGTTCTATTGCGTTGCCAGAAGGAGTAGAAATGGTAATGCCTGGTGATAACATTAAAATCACCGTTGAATTAATCAACCCTATCGCACTTGAAGAGGGAACAAGATTTGCTATCCGTGAAGGTGGTAGAACTGTAGGTGCGGGTGTTGTTACAAAGATTATCGAATAGGCTTTAAAAAATGGCTAAAGGTAATCGCGTAAAAATTGGACTCAAATGTTCTGAGTGTGGTGACATTAATTACAGCACTGTAAAAAATGCAAAAACCCAAACAGAAAAACTGGAGCTAAAAAAGTTCTGCCCAAGATTAAATAAACACACAATTCATAAAGAAGTAAAACTAAAAAGCTAAGATTCCTCCTCTTGGCTTTTTGCTTTTTGTAGGTCAGTAGCTCCAATGGTAGAGCGTCGGTCTCCAAAACCGAGTGTTGGGGGTTCGAGTCCCTCCTGGCCTGCCATTTTGTAATAAAGAGAGACAAGCAAAGAGATGAAAAAACTAATAAGTTATTATAGATTATCAAGAGAAGAATTATCAAAGGTTATTTTCCCCACAAAAGAACAAGTGAGAAATGCATTTATTTCTGTGGTTATCGTTGTAACAATAATTGCTTTATTCTTGGCATTGGTTGATTTCATTCTTGGTAGTTTTGTTTCAAGTATTTTATAATTTTTAGGATTTATCTATGGCGTTGTATTGGTATGCGATTCAAACATATTTTGGTAGTGAGCAAGCAGTAAAGCGTGGGATTGAAAATCTTGTAAGAGAACATCACTTAGAAGAAAGAATCACAGATATTGTTGTTCCAACAGAAGATATTATTGAAGTGAAAAATAACAAAAAAAAGATAAGCGAAAGAAGCCTTTATCCAGGATATGTTTTTATTAAAGTTGATCTTGATACAGCATTATGGCATAAAATCCAATCTTTACCGAAAGTTAGTCGTTTTATTGGTGAGGCTAAAAAGCCAACTCCATTGAGTGAAGCAGACATTAATCATATTATTGAAAAAGTTCAAAATCGTGCTGCTCCTAAACCAAAAGTGATTTTTGAAACAGGAGAAGTTGTTCGAATTATTGAGGGTCCTTTTGCGAATTTTACTGGGACGGTTGAAGAATATGATATGGAACACAGAAAGCTCAAATTAAATGTTTCTATTTTTGGTAGAAGCACTCCTATTGAAATACTTTATTCACAAGTGGAAAAAATAGTTTAATTACTAAAGACAAGGATAAGTTATGGCAAAGAAAATCATTGGCGAACTTAAGCTTCAAATCCCTGCGGGCAAAGCTAATCCATCTCCTCCTGTTGGTCCAGCTCTAGGGCAGCGTGGTGTTAATATTATGGAATTTTGTAAAGCATTCAACGAAAAAACAAAAGATATGGGCGATTTTAATATTCCTGTATTAATCACTGTTTATCAAGATAAAAGCTTTACATTTGTAACTAAAAAACCACCTGTTACAGATCTTATTAAAAAAGCAGCAGGAATCCAAAAAGGTTCTGACAATCCATTGAAAAATAAAGTGGGAAAATTAACTAAAGCGCAAGTTTTAGAAATTGTTAAAACAAAGATGGATGATTTGAATGCAAATTCAGAAGAAGCAGCAATTAAAATTGTTGAGGGAAGTGCTCGAAGTATGGGCATTGAAGTTGTAGATTAAATAGACGCGTTGGAGTATAAAATATGGCAAAAAAAATTACTAAAAGAATGCAAAAACTACTAGAAAAGGTAGATTGTAAAAAGATATACGATATTACAACCGCTTCTGCAACAGTGAAATCTTTAGCATCTGCTAAATTTGATGAAACCGTTGAGATTGCGTTGAGTTTGGGAGTTGATCCTAGACATGCCGATCAAATGATTCGTGGTGCTGTTGTATTGCCTAATGGAACAGGAAAGAATGTTCGTGTAGCGGTTTTTGCAAAAGGTGTAAAAGCTGATGAAGCAAAAGCAGCAGGAGCTGATGTTGTGGGTGATGAAGATTTAGCAGAACAAATCAAAGGTGGAGAAATCAATTTTGATATGGTGATTGCTACTCCAGATATGATGGCTTTGGTAGGAAAAGTGGGTCGAATCTTAGGTCCAAAAGGATTAATGCCAAACCCAAAAACTGGAACAGTAACTATGGAAGTTTCAAAAGCAGTGAGCAATGCTAAGAGCGGACAAGTTAATTATCGTGTAGATAAAAAAGGGATTATCCACGCACCCGTTGGAAAAGTTAGCTTTGATGCAAAAAAATTAGAAGAAAATATCATCGCACTTGTTAGAAATATCAACAAGCAAAAGCCGGCAACTGCTAAGGGTAAGTATATTAAAAATGCAACTTTATCGCTAACAATGAGTCCATCACTTAAACTTGATGCACAAGAACTCATTGATATGAAATAATTTATTCTTGTTTTTATCTTAGACTAATGACTATAGGGGCTTTGCTTAAAATTTACCCTATATAAGTCTTTCGTCGGAAAGGAGGTTAAAATGACAAAAGTAGAAAAAAACGCTTTAATTGAAAGTTTGAGTGCTGAATTTCAAGCTTCAAAAGCAATTGTAGTTTGTGATTACAAAGGGCTTACAGTTAAGGAATTAGAAACTCTAAGAGCAGAAATGAGAGCTCAAAGTGCAAAAGTGCAAGTTGTTAAGAATACTCTAGCTTCTATTGCATTAAAAAATTCTAATATTGAAGGTTTAGAATTAAAAGAAAATAATATTTTTCTTTGGAGCGAAGATCAAATTTCTTTATCAAAAGTAGTTTGTAAATTTTCAAATTCTGTGGGCGGAAAATTAGTGATCAAATCTGGTTACTTTGAAGGAGAGTTGGTTGATTCAAAACATATCGAAGCAGTTTCAAAACTACCTTCAAAAGAAGAGCTTATTGGTATGTTGTTGTCTGTTTGGACTGCAC
This portion of the Helicobacter canadensis MIT 98-5491 genome encodes:
- a CDS encoding 5-formyltetrahydrofolate cyclo-ligase; its protein translation is MQNLKESYRQRYKANLKKIQDSKHSRFLDYRLEKRLDKLLKSLIYAHKKTSKAPISILFYYPLKSEFDCRKLLNSYRKSRNIQIFIPFMCGISFKIVKYRLPLQKKAFGIYEAKNSAFYFKKINIAIIPTLGMDKNFKRIGFGKGMYDRFFDTLKHKPTNIFICRGIHYTHQTITEKHDVQSNFFITPFASLKLEDQKYDNLDYCQFRFISLSRWRRKLPYFTQTF
- a CDS encoding TonB-dependent receptor, which produces MQKHKNLQPKGFRKKYFSLAAILALNSTLLAQSQNIALNEKSSQSQDSQSLKLSIIHANEFVENADFKEEFSAEEISQSNAQNVYEFLNLHSLLKTTSSYGNPYTQNIDLRGFGQNAHKNLAIIVDGVRINNIDSAPVSLSSIPLDSIQKIEIIRGKGMTKYGNGAVSGILKITTTRKEGGTINLGYSSYDTLNSQMTARYVGDTLNIGFYGQYQHSQGARKITQGSDEKDGNYNKNSGISLFYYPNDSLILKASANYSKYGIKYADPLTKEQFDKDPSQAGDSFSHQKRWDLYHNIGLTYFAQNGVTTDINFGGNRNESNYVNSPNALYVGKGLYGNFNTAYKNDSYLAEIGGEIKQNQRTNNNVKAEVSEMLLYLSGEKYLGNSTLNLGINTQRVINKQTNSYSRDENLIGGELGYHYQIHPQISVFTSYSRTFVTPNVDWLLRIFAPLPNTLIEPATFDTFQIGTDMIVGIHKLSGSVFYIQGHDENYFGLNKITGIYDNQTLGKTRRIGGEVKLTTYFLQNLYSTLSYAYVDAAMQSDEGYKGNTIPGVSKHTFVTSLNYLPIPNLNLGISYKYGSRAYDYNDYDNVLTKMPNYQSLNATLSYTLKDFEIYAFANNLTNHKNALVVSEAYYPYEFETTFGGGVKYKF
- the tuf gene encoding elongation factor Tu; translated protein: MAKEKYVKSKPHVNIGTIGHVDHGKTTLSAAISAVLSTKGLAEMKDYDNIDNAPEEKERGITIATSHIEYETEKRHYAHVDCPGHADYVKNMITGAAQMDGAILVVSAADGPMPQTREHILLSRQVGVPYIVVFMNKQDMVDDPELLELVEMEIRELLSSYEFPGDDTPIIAGSALKALEEAKSGNLGEWSEKIMKLMDAVDEYIPTPVRETDKTFLMPIEDVFSIAGRGTVVTGRIERGVVKVGDEIEIVGIRPTQKTTVTGVEMFRKELDQGEAGDNVGVLLRGTKKEEVERGMVLCKPGSITPHKKFEGEIYVLSKEEGGRHTPFFNGYRPQFYVRTTDITGSIALPEGVEMVMPGDNIKITVELINPIALEEGTRFAIREGGRTVGAGVVTKIIE
- the rpmG gene encoding 50S ribosomal protein L33, whose translation is MAKGNRVKIGLKCSECGDINYSTVKNAKTQTEKLELKKFCPRLNKHTIHKEVKLKS
- the secE gene encoding preprotein translocase subunit SecE is translated as MKKLISYYRLSREELSKVIFPTKEQVRNAFISVVIVVTIIALFLALVDFILGSFVSSIL
- the nusG gene encoding transcription termination/antitermination protein NusG, with the protein product MYWYAIQTYFGSEQAVKRGIENLVREHHLEERITDIVVPTEDIIEVKNNKKKISERSLYPGYVFIKVDLDTALWHKIQSLPKVSRFIGEAKKPTPLSEADINHIIEKVQNRAAPKPKVIFETGEVVRIIEGPFANFTGTVEEYDMEHRKLKLNVSIFGRSTPIEILYSQVEKIV
- the rplK gene encoding 50S ribosomal protein L11 — its product is MAKKIIGELKLQIPAGKANPSPPVGPALGQRGVNIMEFCKAFNEKTKDMGDFNIPVLITVYQDKSFTFVTKKPPVTDLIKKAAGIQKGSDNPLKNKVGKLTKAQVLEIVKTKMDDLNANSEEAAIKIVEGSARSMGIEVVD
- the rplA gene encoding 50S ribosomal protein L1 produces the protein MAKKITKRMQKLLEKVDCKKIYDITTASATVKSLASAKFDETVEIALSLGVDPRHADQMIRGAVVLPNGTGKNVRVAVFAKGVKADEAKAAGADVVGDEDLAEQIKGGEINFDMVIATPDMMALVGKVGRILGPKGLMPNPKTGTVTMEVSKAVSNAKSGQVNYRVDKKGIIHAPVGKVSFDAKKLEENIIALVRNINKQKPATAKGKYIKNATLSLTMSPSLKLDAQELIDMK
- the rplJ gene encoding 50S ribosomal protein L10, encoding MTKVEKNALIESLSAEFQASKAIVVCDYKGLTVKELETLRAEMRAQSAKVQVVKNTLASIALKNSNIEGLELKENNIFLWSEDQISLSKVVCKFSNSVGGKLVIKSGYFEGELVDSKHIEAVSKLPSKEELIGMLLSVWTAPARYFVTGLDNLRKQKESE